Proteins found in one Halococcus hamelinensis 100A6 genomic segment:
- a CDS encoding phosphoadenosine phosphosulfate reductase family protein yields the protein MATEFPDYLDVDYTDGEGEDPEDYPTIEDKLEKAIEVTRRGLEQYENPSVMWTGGKDSTLTLYFVKEVADRFDLEVPPVIFIDHYQHFDELFDFVEHWADEWDLEVVYARNDDAGRYVEENDLEPGDDIPVSELSEHNQHHIRDILEYEEDTFPFLLDTYVGNHLLKTVALNDALEEYDIDGILSGIRWDEQEARADETFFSPRHDPEIYPPHDRVQPILQFDEADVWETFWHFVVPETVEEYPDEGYVPQDYDDLPNGLTHEDIPVSPKYFEGFRSLGSEVSTDKTESTPAWLQDLDNTTERAGRAQDKEDLMERLRDLGYM from the coding sequence ATGGCAACCGAGTTCCCCGACTACCTCGACGTGGACTACACCGACGGTGAAGGTGAAGACCCCGAGGACTACCCGACGATAGAGGACAAGCTCGAGAAGGCGATCGAGGTCACCCGGCGCGGCCTCGAACAGTACGAGAACCCCTCCGTGATGTGGACCGGCGGGAAGGACTCGACGCTCACCCTCTACTTCGTGAAGGAGGTCGCCGACCGGTTCGACCTCGAAGTCCCCCCCGTGATCTTCATCGACCACTACCAGCACTTCGACGAGCTGTTCGACTTCGTCGAGCACTGGGCCGACGAGTGGGACCTCGAAGTCGTCTACGCCCGCAACGACGACGCGGGTCGCTACGTCGAGGAGAACGACCTCGAACCCGGTGACGACATCCCGGTCTCGGAGCTCTCCGAGCACAACCAGCACCACATCCGGGACATCCTCGAATACGAGGAGGACACCTTCCCGTTCCTGCTCGACACCTACGTGGGCAACCACCTCCTCAAGACCGTGGCGCTCAACGACGCTCTGGAGGAGTACGACATCGACGGGATCCTCTCGGGCATCCGCTGGGACGAACAGGAGGCCCGCGCGGACGAGACCTTCTTCAGCCCGCGTCACGACCCCGAGATCTACCCGCCCCACGACCGCGTCCAGCCGATCCTCCAGTTCGACGAGGCCGACGTCTGGGAGACCTTCTGGCACTTCGTCGTGCCCGAGACCGTCGAGGAGTACCCCGACGAGGGCTACGTCCCCCAGGACTACGACGACCTGCCGAACGGCCTGACCCACGAGGACATCCCTGTGAGTCCGAAGTACTTCGAGGGCTTTCGCTCGCTCGGCAGCGAGGTCTCGACCGACAAGACCGAGTCCACGCCCGCGTGGCTCCAGGACCTCGACAACACCACCGAACGCGCCGGCCGCGCCCAGGACAAGGAGGACCTGATGGAGCGCCTGCGCGACCTCGGTTACATGTGA
- a CDS encoding DUF4177 domain-containing protein translates to MSTTTGGRRVSGEAGYEYKVVKAPTSFWWFRIKRDETERLLNDLAADGWELDEAVVNWWGGAELFLRRSH, encoded by the coding sequence GTGAGTACCACGACAGGCGGACGGCGTGTGAGCGGCGAAGCGGGCTACGAGTACAAAGTCGTCAAAGCGCCGACCAGTTTCTGGTGGTTCCGCATCAAGCGCGACGAGACCGAACGGCTGTTGAACGACCTCGCGGCGGACGGGTGGGAACTCGACGAGGCCGTCGTCAACTGGTGGGGCGGTGCCGAACTGTTCCTGCGACGGTCACACTGA
- a CDS encoding phosphoadenosine phosphosulfate reductase family protein, whose translation MTDQFPEYLDVDYTDGDDHDAGAYPTLSDKLEKAATVTATALEQYENPAVMWTGGKDSTLVLYVVREVARERGIDVPPVVFIDHFEHFPEVMAFAERWAEQWDLDLRFARNEAIAGLGAEPGDEIPLSDLGETNRRELDRIDYEGDSLTLDADSFEGNHLLKTVALNEVLETTGFDGIFSGVRWDEQEARAGETFFSPRHESAKYPPHDRVHPILQFEEVDVWDAFWNAVVPDTVEGYPAGHVPESTDDLPDGLTAEDIPVSPKYFEGFRSLGTESGSGRSSERPAWLQDLEGSTEREGRAQDKEGLMERLRDLGYM comes from the coding sequence ATGACCGACCAGTTCCCCGAGTACCTCGACGTGGACTACACCGACGGCGACGACCACGACGCGGGCGCGTACCCGACCCTCTCGGACAAACTCGAAAAGGCAGCGACGGTGACCGCGACCGCGCTCGAACAGTACGAGAACCCCGCGGTGATGTGGACCGGCGGGAAGGACTCGACGCTCGTGCTCTACGTGGTCCGGGAGGTCGCCCGCGAGCGCGGGATCGACGTCCCGCCGGTCGTCTTCATCGACCACTTCGAGCACTTCCCCGAGGTGATGGCGTTCGCCGAGCGCTGGGCCGAGCAGTGGGACCTCGACCTCCGATTCGCGCGCAACGAGGCCATCGCCGGGCTCGGTGCCGAGCCGGGCGACGAGATCCCCCTCTCGGACCTCGGCGAGACGAACCGACGCGAACTCGACCGCATCGACTACGAGGGCGATAGCCTCACCTTGGACGCGGATTCGTTCGAGGGCAACCACCTCCTCAAGACCGTGGCGCTGAACGAGGTCCTCGAAACGACCGGCTTCGACGGGATCTTCTCGGGCGTCCGCTGGGACGAACAGGAGGCCCGCGCCGGCGAGACGTTCTTCAGCCCGCGCCACGAGTCGGCGAAGTACCCGCCCCACGACCGCGTCCACCCGATCCTCCAGTTCGAGGAGGTGGACGTCTGGGACGCCTTCTGGAACGCCGTCGTCCCGGACACCGTCGAGGGCTACCCGGCGGGACACGTTCCCGAGAGCACCGACGACCTCCCCGACGGCCTCACCGCCGAGGACATCCCTGTCAGCCCGAAGTACTTCGAGGGCTTTCGCTCGCTCGGGACCGAATCCGGGTCGGGGAGGTCCAGTGAACGCCCCGCGTGGCTCCAGGACCTGGAGGGCTCCACCGAGCGCGAGGGCCGCGCCCAGGACAAGGAGGGGTTGATGGAGCGCCTGCGCGACCTCGGCTACATGTAG
- a CDS encoding cation:proton antiporter domain-containing protein, with protein MATGSAGLIALIAGIIALGVISQVLGDRFQLPSIIFLLSVGLVLGPLSGLVLSHRIITASTFGGALPIIVGLAVAIIVFEGAFHLRVEDLRRTSTTMVRLTTLGAVISLVGTAVVVHYAIPAPWDVSFLIGALLVATGPTVISPILDVVPVRDSVATTLETEGIVNDVTAAILAVVVFEVVFQASEGVGAILVVFALKLGVGLLVGAVVAGLLWAFLRYVHLTPGNAPRNARLLVLAGALVAYGVANVVTSEAGIAAAAAAGIIVGNLDIPYESEITDFKGDITLIVLSFVFIALAALLDFEALPLGLGGLAVVLVVIVVLRPLLVFLSAVGGRFTREEKVFMSAVGPRGIIPASVATLFAVELQSMGLDAAAQTLVGTVFLVIFATVVIEGGLARYFAEYLDVIPMRALIVGSGKVGRDLAARLEARGENVVIIESDESIAETARNDGYAVRIGDATDSDVLRTAGAENASTVVATTGDDDVNLLVAQLAATTFDTEQVISRVNQPGNEDAFAELDVETISSTNATSWAIDNRIERPALWNWMTELGRSGDVQEFEVTAEDVAGKTISELGSAIPDGCLIALVGRDGENKVPDGDFELQHGDRITLVGQNQAVKDALSRFHPAD; from the coding sequence GTGGCTACTGGCAGCGCAGGGCTGATCGCACTCATCGCGGGGATCATCGCACTGGGGGTCATCTCCCAGGTCCTCGGCGACCGATTTCAGCTCCCGAGTATCATTTTCCTGTTGAGCGTGGGCCTGGTCCTCGGGCCGTTGTCGGGGCTCGTGCTCTCACATCGCATCATCACCGCGAGCACCTTCGGCGGTGCGCTCCCGATCATCGTGGGGCTCGCGGTGGCGATCATCGTCTTCGAGGGGGCCTTCCACCTCCGGGTCGAGGACCTCAGACGGACCTCGACAACGATGGTGCGGCTTACCACGCTCGGCGCGGTGATATCGCTGGTCGGGACGGCGGTCGTCGTCCACTACGCGATCCCCGCGCCGTGGGACGTCTCCTTCCTCATCGGCGCGCTCCTCGTGGCGACCGGCCCCACCGTTATCTCGCCGATCCTCGACGTGGTGCCGGTTCGCGACAGCGTCGCGACCACGCTCGAAACCGAGGGTATCGTCAACGACGTCACCGCCGCGATCCTCGCGGTGGTGGTGTTCGAGGTGGTCTTCCAAGCTTCGGAGGGCGTCGGCGCGATCCTCGTCGTCTTCGCGCTCAAACTCGGCGTCGGACTCCTCGTCGGGGCCGTCGTCGCCGGGCTGCTGTGGGCGTTCCTCCGCTACGTCCACCTCACGCCGGGCAACGCCCCTCGGAACGCCCGTCTGCTCGTGCTCGCCGGTGCGCTCGTGGCCTACGGCGTGGCGAACGTCGTGACCTCGGAGGCCGGGATCGCTGCCGCCGCAGCCGCCGGGATCATCGTCGGCAACCTCGATATCCCCTACGAATCCGAGATCACCGACTTCAAGGGCGACATCACGCTGATCGTGCTTTCGTTCGTGTTCATCGCGCTCGCCGCGCTCCTCGACTTCGAGGCGCTCCCGCTCGGCCTCGGCGGCCTCGCGGTGGTGCTCGTCGTGATAGTCGTGCTCCGCCCGCTGCTCGTCTTCCTCTCCGCGGTCGGGGGTCGATTCACCCGCGAGGAGAAGGTGTTCATGAGCGCGGTCGGGCCGCGGGGGATCATCCCGGCCTCGGTCGCGACGCTGTTCGCGGTCGAACTCCAGTCGATGGGGCTCGACGCGGCGGCCCAGACCCTCGTCGGCACCGTCTTCCTCGTGATCTTCGCCACCGTCGTGATCGAGGGCGGGTTAGCCAGATACTTCGCGGAGTATCTCGACGTGATCCCCATGCGCGCACTCATCGTCGGCAGCGGCAAGGTCGGTCGCGACCTCGCGGCACGCCTCGAAGCCCGCGGCGAGAACGTCGTGATCATCGAAAGCGACGAGTCGATCGCCGAGACCGCCCGCAACGACGGCTACGCCGTCCGGATCGGCGACGCCACCGACAGCGACGTGCTCCGGACCGCCGGGGCCGAGAACGCCTCGACGGTGGTCGCCACCACCGGCGACGACGACGTCAACCTCCTCGTGGCCCAGCTCGCCGCCACCACGTTCGACACCGAACAGGTGATATCGCGGGTGAACCAGCCCGGGAACGAGGACGCGTTCGCGGAGCTCGACGTCGAGACCATCTCCTCGACCAACGCCACCTCGTGGGCGATCGACAACCGGATCGAACGCCCCGCGCTCTGGAACTGGATGACCGAGCTTGGCCGGTCGGGCGACGTCCAGGAGTTCGAGGTCACCGCCGAGGACGTCGCGGGCAAGACCATCTCCGAACTCGGCTCGGCCATCCCCGACGGCTGTCTGATCGCCCTCGTCGGTCGGGACGGCGAGAACAAGGTCCCCGACGGCGACTTCGAGCTCCAACACGGCGATCGCATCACGCTCGTCGGCCAGAACCAAGCCGTCAAGGACGCGCTCTCGCGGTTCCACCCCGCCGACTGA